In one window of Legionella fallonii LLAP-10 DNA:
- the kdpC gene encoding potassium-transporting ATPase subunit KdpC produces MKRLQLEVKDLKIALRLFFFLTILTGIIYPLVVTGLAQVFFPHQANGSLIKQGDKVVGSRLIGQSFTEAKYFWGRPSATSPFPYNGESSSGSNMGPSNPAFINQIKERAQTFRQFNTNKNLSVPVELVTASGSGLDAEISPWAAFYQIPRIAKARHLQEISLAHLIHQHIQRRTLGILGEPRVNVLQLNLALDELGAQHG; encoded by the coding sequence ATGAAGAGATTACAGCTGGAAGTAAAAGACTTAAAAATAGCGTTGCGATTATTTTTTTTCTTGACGATATTGACTGGGATTATCTATCCACTTGTAGTTACTGGGCTAGCTCAAGTTTTCTTTCCACACCAAGCTAATGGGAGCCTTATCAAACAAGGCGATAAAGTCGTTGGTTCTCGGTTAATCGGGCAGTCATTTACTGAAGCAAAGTATTTTTGGGGGAGACCGTCTGCAACGAGTCCTTTTCCTTATAATGGTGAGAGTTCCTCTGGGTCTAATATGGGACCTTCCAATCCTGCTTTTATTAATCAGATAAAAGAGCGCGCTCAAACGTTTCGCCAATTTAATACCAATAAAAACTTATCCGTACCCGTTGAGTTGGTTACCGCCTCAGGCAGCGGCTTGGATGCAGAAATTAGTCCCTGGGCTGCTTTTTATCAGATCCCACGAATTGCAAAGGCGCGTCATCTGCAAGAAATAAGCTTAGCTCACTTGATTCATCAACACATACAACGCCGTACTTTGGGCATCTTAGGAGAGCCCCGCGTCAATGTATTGCAATTAAATTTAGCTCTTGATGAATTGGGGGCGCAACATGGGTGA
- the kdpB gene encoding potassium-transporting ATPase subunit KdpB, translated as MATKLSLWDFNIIRSAIGDSFVKLTPRHQIKNPVMFTVYIGSILTTILFIQSLISQGEAPPVFILSITLWLWFTLLFANFAEAMAEGRGKAQAQSLRKVRGEIQAKKLAHPSKTAKYILVKSTLLRMGDIVLVEAGDFIPSDGEVIEGIASVNESAITGESAPVIRESGGDRSSVTGGTQVISDWLIVRISSNPGDTFLDRMISLVEGAKRQKTPNELALTILLASLTFVFLLVCATLLPFSIYSVNTTGSGHVVTITVLIALFVCLAPTTIGGLLSAIGIAGMDRMIQANVIALSGRAVEAAGDVDVLLLDKTGTVTLGNRQATEFIPAEGVSIEELADAAQIASLADETPEGRSIVILAKEKYGLRGREIHKLEATFIPFSAETRMSGANLAGRQIRKGSADAIMEYIKERGGAFPNSIQENVELISRKGGTALVVAEEARILGVIYLKDIVKGGIRERFAQLRQMGIKTIMVTGDNPLTAAAIAAEAGIDDFLACAKPEDKLNLIRKLQDQGHLVAMTGDGTNDAPALAQADVAVAMNTGTQAAKEAGNLVDLDSNPTKLIEVVEIGKQLLITRGALTTFSIANDIAKYFAILPAAFATTYPLLNVLNIMHLATPQSAILSAVIFNALIIIFLIPFALRGVKYRSLSASRLLRSNVLIYGIGGLIIPFIGIKIIDLLLVGLGLYS; from the coding sequence ATGGCCACTAAATTATCTTTGTGGGATTTTAATATTATAAGATCCGCCATAGGCGACTCATTTGTAAAATTGACACCGCGTCATCAAATAAAAAATCCGGTCATGTTTACCGTATATATCGGTTCTATTTTAACTACCATATTGTTTATTCAATCTTTAATTAGTCAGGGTGAAGCTCCGCCAGTATTTATTTTATCCATCACACTTTGGCTGTGGTTTACTTTATTGTTTGCTAATTTTGCGGAGGCTATGGCTGAAGGTAGAGGAAAGGCGCAAGCGCAGTCATTACGTAAAGTTCGCGGTGAAATTCAAGCAAAAAAATTAGCACATCCTTCCAAAACAGCAAAGTATATTTTAGTGAAATCTACCCTTTTACGGATGGGAGATATTGTTTTAGTTGAGGCGGGTGATTTTATCCCTAGTGATGGTGAGGTCATAGAAGGAATTGCTTCGGTGAATGAAAGTGCGATTACTGGGGAGAGTGCCCCTGTGATTCGTGAAAGTGGTGGCGATCGAAGTTCTGTTACAGGGGGGACACAAGTCATTTCAGATTGGCTTATCGTCCGAATTAGCTCAAATCCCGGAGATACCTTTTTAGATAGAATGATTAGTTTAGTTGAGGGAGCGAAACGACAAAAAACACCTAATGAGCTTGCTTTAACTATCTTGCTGGCGTCACTTACTTTTGTTTTTTTGCTTGTTTGTGCCACCTTACTTCCTTTTTCCATTTATAGTGTTAACACAACGGGGTCCGGTCATGTAGTTACTATTACTGTGCTCATTGCCTTATTTGTTTGTTTAGCGCCAACTACTATAGGGGGATTACTTTCTGCTATTGGTATTGCAGGGATGGATAGAATGATTCAGGCGAATGTAATCGCTTTATCTGGTCGTGCTGTTGAAGCAGCTGGAGATGTAGATGTTTTGTTGTTAGATAAAACAGGTACTGTGACCCTAGGCAACCGTCAAGCCACTGAGTTTATTCCTGCGGAAGGAGTCTCTATTGAGGAGTTAGCAGATGCTGCGCAAATCGCATCTTTAGCTGATGAAACACCGGAAGGACGCAGTATTGTTATTTTAGCTAAAGAAAAATATGGTCTTCGTGGCCGTGAAATTCATAAATTAGAAGCGACTTTTATTCCTTTCTCAGCTGAGACGAGGATGAGCGGGGCTAATTTGGCGGGGCGACAAATACGTAAAGGTTCTGCTGATGCGATTATGGAGTATATTAAAGAGCGGGGGGGGGCGTTTCCCAATTCAATACAAGAAAATGTGGAGCTTATTTCTCGTAAGGGCGGAACAGCTTTGGTTGTTGCTGAAGAAGCTCGAATCTTGGGGGTTATTTATCTCAAAGACATAGTGAAAGGGGGAATACGAGAGCGTTTTGCTCAGTTACGTCAGATGGGCATAAAAACTATAATGGTGACCGGGGATAATCCATTAACGGCGGCCGCCATTGCCGCAGAGGCGGGGATTGATGACTTTCTTGCTTGTGCAAAACCCGAAGATAAGTTGAATCTAATTCGTAAACTTCAAGATCAAGGACATTTAGTTGCAATGACTGGTGATGGCACTAATGATGCTCCTGCTTTGGCTCAGGCCGATGTCGCTGTAGCAATGAATACGGGTACCCAGGCGGCAAAAGAGGCGGGCAACTTAGTCGATTTGGATTCTAATCCAACAAAACTTATAGAAGTCGTTGAAATTGGCAAACAATTATTAATCACTCGCGGGGCATTGACAACTTTTAGCATTGCAAATGATATTGCTAAGTATTTTGCTATTTTACCTGCTGCGTTTGCTACAACATATCCTTTATTAAACGTATTAAATATCATGCATCTTGCAACACCTCAAAGCGCTATTTTATCAGCAGTTATTTTCAATGCCCTAATTATTATTTTTTTGATTCCCTTTGCTCTTCGGGGCGTTAAATATCGTAGTTTATCCGCTTCACGATTATTGCGTTCGAATGTATTAATTTATGGGATAGGAGGACTTATTATTCCTTTTATCGGTATCAAGATAATAGATCTATTGTTAGTGGGGCTAGGTTTGTATTCCTAA
- the kdpA gene encoding potassium-transporting ATPase subunit KdpA, with protein MTKISILQIAIYYLVLLALVKPLGWYMACVYEGKDCAIGRFISPIEHFLYRCCGIEPEREMNWKSYLSAMLIFNLIGFFVVYLIQRVQFYLPLNPQHFFATSSDLSFNTAISFVTNTNWQSYSGETTMSYFTQMIALTVQNFLSAATGMSLLVALIRGIARCESTNLGNFWVDTVRGILYILLPLSLFLAIVLTSQGVIQNFIPNQKISLLQEGSFSQAKLDGSGQIVKDEHGNPLMESKKITEQVIPMGPVASQVAIKQLGTNGGGFFNSNSAHPFENPNPLTNFLEMLAILLIPAAFCYTYGMMVSDKRQGWALFAAMCIILIPLTFLAVHIEIKGNPAFNALDVSQSSDHHLAAIGNMEGKETRFGAATSAIWATVTTAASNGSVNAMLDSFMPMGGFVPLFMMHLNEVVCGGVGSGLYGMLMLAIVTVFIAGLMVGRTPEYLGKKIEPFEMKMASLTVLVMPLIVLLFTAIASVSAAGTSSLANPGAHGFSEILYTFTSMGNNNGSAFAGLNANTYFYNVVGGLAMLISRYWIAIPTLAIAGSLVRKKRIPSSSGTLQTYTPLFIILLVSVIFIFGALSFIPALALGPIVEHLLLWGQYGH; from the coding sequence ATGACTAAAATAAGTATTTTACAGATAGCTATATACTATCTGGTTCTTCTGGCCTTAGTTAAGCCTTTGGGTTGGTATATGGCGTGCGTCTATGAGGGAAAAGACTGTGCCATAGGCCGATTCATTTCTCCTATTGAGCATTTTCTTTATCGATGCTGTGGTATTGAGCCAGAGCGGGAAATGAATTGGAAAAGCTATTTATCAGCCATGCTGATTTTTAATCTTATTGGTTTTTTTGTTGTTTATTTGATTCAGCGTGTCCAGTTCTATTTACCGCTAAATCCGCAACATTTTTTTGCAACTTCCTCTGATCTCTCTTTTAATACAGCAATAAGTTTTGTGACCAATACTAATTGGCAATCCTATAGTGGCGAAACCACTATGAGCTATTTTACTCAAATGATAGCGCTCACAGTACAAAATTTCCTTTCTGCAGCGACAGGTATGTCTTTGCTCGTTGCTTTAATTAGAGGAATTGCACGGTGCGAAAGTACTAATTTAGGTAATTTTTGGGTTGATACCGTACGTGGCATACTTTACATCTTACTTCCTCTTTCATTGTTTTTAGCTATCGTTTTAACCTCCCAAGGTGTCATTCAAAATTTTATACCTAACCAAAAAATAAGCCTTCTTCAAGAAGGTAGCTTTTCGCAGGCTAAGCTCGATGGTTCAGGGCAAATTGTGAAAGATGAGCATGGTAATCCCTTGATGGAGTCCAAGAAAATAACAGAACAAGTGATTCCTATGGGGCCAGTGGCCTCTCAGGTGGCTATCAAACAATTGGGTACTAATGGGGGGGGCTTTTTTAATAGTAATTCAGCACATCCTTTTGAGAACCCGAATCCTTTAACCAATTTTCTTGAAATGTTGGCTATATTGCTTATTCCCGCTGCATTTTGCTACACCTATGGAATGATGGTTAGCGACAAAAGGCAAGGATGGGCATTATTTGCGGCGATGTGCATTATTTTAATTCCATTAACCTTTCTTGCTGTACATATTGAAATTAAAGGGAATCCTGCATTTAATGCTCTAGATGTTAGTCAGTCGAGCGATCATCATTTAGCTGCTATCGGAAATATGGAAGGCAAAGAAACACGCTTTGGTGCTGCTACTTCAGCAATTTGGGCGACCGTTACTACAGCAGCGTCTAATGGTTCTGTCAATGCCATGCTGGATTCATTTATGCCTATGGGTGGTTTTGTTCCGTTATTTATGATGCACTTGAACGAAGTCGTATGCGGTGGGGTGGGGTCTGGTTTATATGGAATGCTGATGTTAGCTATTGTGACTGTATTTATTGCCGGTTTAATGGTAGGGAGGACGCCAGAATATTTGGGTAAAAAAATTGAACCATTTGAAATGAAAATGGCTTCCTTAACTGTTTTAGTGATGCCATTAATCGTTCTTCTTTTTACGGCAATTGCAAGTGTCAGCGCGGCTGGAACTAGTTCGCTTGCTAATCCCGGTGCTCACGGGTTTTCTGAAATACTTTATACCTTTACCTCTATGGGGAATAATAACGGTAGTGCCTTTGCCGGACTCAATGCTAATACTTATTTTTATAATGTAGTTGGTGGTTTGGCCATGCTTATTTCGCGGTACTGGATTGCCATACCTACCCTTGCCATTGCTGGTTCTTTAGTGAGGAAAAAGAGGATTCCAAGTAGTTCTGGTACTTTGCAAACGTATACTCCATTGTTCATCATTCTCTTAGTTAGTGTAATCTTTATCTTTGGAGCACTTTCATTTATACCTGCACTAGCCTTAGGTCCAATTGTTGAACATCTTCTGCTTTGGGGGCAATATGGCCACTAA
- the kdpF gene encoding K(+)-transporting ATPase subunit F encodes MIFYIVCGIVTVLLGGYLLTVLFKPEWF; translated from the coding sequence ATGATTTTTTATATCGTTTGCGGAATAGTAACTGTGCTCTTAGGAGGGTATTTATTAACGGTGTTATTTAAGCCTGAATGGTTCTGA
- a CDS encoding RnfH family protein, producing MVKVELVYVPKDRPAIQITMDLKQGTTVAQALAESGIYNLYPETKDVSVGIYAKKVSLDTILKNGDRLELYRPLVSDPKEKRRQLARVKK from the coding sequence ATGGTAAAAGTTGAATTAGTGTATGTGCCTAAGGATAGGCCTGCGATACAGATCACAATGGATTTAAAACAGGGCACAACAGTAGCTCAAGCGCTAGCTGAATCTGGTATCTACAATCTATATCCTGAAACTAAAGACGTGTCCGTAGGTATTTACGCAAAGAAGGTGTCTTTAGATACCATCCTTAAAAATGGCGATAGATTGGAGCTATATAGACCTTTAGTATCGGATCCTAAAGAGAAAAGACGTCAGCTTGCGCGTGTGAAAAAATAG
- a CDS encoding type II toxin-antitoxin system RatA family toxin codes for MTTVRRSRTVSYSCEQMYGLVNEVELYAEFLPYCFESKVHHRNVDEVQATLVIGAAGMSKSFTTRNLLQENKMIEIRLVDGPFSHLEGFWRFDEVAGGCQISFDLEFEFAGKIFSMLLGPVFDQVTDKMVDAFCDRALAVYGKS; via the coding sequence ATGACTACAGTAAGAAGATCACGAACAGTCTCTTATTCCTGTGAGCAAATGTACGGTTTGGTTAATGAAGTAGAGCTTTATGCAGAGTTTTTACCTTATTGTTTTGAGAGTAAAGTGCATCATAGGAATGTTGATGAAGTACAAGCCACTTTGGTAATTGGGGCCGCAGGCATGAGCAAATCATTTACCACGCGCAACTTATTACAAGAAAATAAAATGATAGAAATTCGTCTAGTTGATGGACCTTTTAGTCACTTAGAGGGATTTTGGCGCTTTGATGAAGTCGCAGGTGGATGTCAAATTTCTTTTGATTTGGAGTTTGAATTTGCGGGAAAGATATTTTCTATGTTACTAGGTCCAGTATTCGATCAAGTGACTGATAAAATGGTTGATGCCTTTTGCGATAGAGCTTTAGCTGTATATGGTAAAAGTTGA
- a CDS encoding alpha/beta hydrolase has product MSEPKEPAQACVIWMHGLGADASDMVGLAEQLMINDVSLRHVFIDAPSRPVTLNGGMVMSAWYDIIGAELVDREDKQGIEQSEGLIRRVIDAQIQDGFELGRIILAGFSQGGAMAMHTALRTPGGFAGVVALSAYLPLASDTKPVLDLSTPFFMGSGQFDPLVTPTWTQQSRDWLLANGYEHISYHQYPMEHSVCFEEIKDLSLWLSKQVQGVLQ; this is encoded by the coding sequence ATAAGTGAACCTAAAGAGCCGGCGCAAGCATGTGTCATTTGGATGCATGGTTTAGGTGCTGATGCTTCTGATATGGTTGGTTTAGCCGAACAATTGATGATAAACGATGTGTCGTTACGCCATGTCTTTATCGATGCCCCTTCGCGTCCAGTGACTTTGAATGGAGGCATGGTGATGTCTGCTTGGTATGATATTATAGGAGCGGAATTAGTCGATAGAGAAGACAAACAAGGAATAGAGCAATCAGAAGGATTAATTCGGCGAGTTATTGATGCACAAATACAAGATGGTTTTGAACTGGGGCGGATTATCTTAGCAGGATTTTCGCAAGGTGGAGCTATGGCCATGCATACTGCACTTCGTACTCCTGGCGGATTTGCTGGGGTTGTTGCCTTGTCAGCTTACTTGCCCTTGGCATCTGATACTAAGCCTGTATTAGACCTTAGTACTCCATTTTTTATGGGGTCCGGGCAATTTGATCCTCTTGTTACACCAACGTGGACACAGCAGAGTCGAGATTGGTTATTAGCTAATGGGTATGAGCATATTTCCTATCATCAGTATCCTATGGAGCATTCTGTTTGTTTTGAAGAAATAAAAGACCTTAGTCTTTGGCTTAGTAAGCAGGTTCAAGGAGTTTTACAATGA
- the lptM gene encoding LPS translocon maturation chaperone LptM, with the protein MRCIKLALLVSVAFFCLTACGQKGPLYLPSPEKAESVKHPPKRTYNNYQREGQ; encoded by the coding sequence ATGAGATGCATTAAATTAGCGTTGCTAGTCAGCGTTGCTTTTTTTTGTTTAACGGCGTGTGGCCAAAAAGGGCCTTTATATCTGCCCTCGCCAGAAAAAGCTGAGTCAGTAAAACACCCCCCAAAGAGAACTTATAACAACTATCAGAGAGAAGGACAATGA
- the dapF gene encoding diaminopimelate epimerase, with product MSLRFTKMHGLGNDFMVIDGINQKIHLTPEQISALAIRNTGIGFDQCLLIEPSRRDGIDFNYRIFNADGHEVGQCGNGARCLALFAKHYGLTTKNTLKIATSTTQMELHINQDNSVSVEMGTPALTPEKIPFIAEKQMSEYSLTLNHDQHVSIHAISVGNPHAVLLVSDITTAPVGLLGQQISLHPRFPEQTNTGFMQIINQNHINLRVYERGCGETLACGSGAVAAAAIGRLFYNLAEQITVTLPGGNLIIDWPETSGSIRLTGPATFVYEATLLI from the coding sequence ATGAGCCTACGATTTACAAAAATGCATGGTTTAGGGAATGACTTCATGGTTATCGATGGCATTAATCAAAAGATACATCTTACTCCAGAACAAATAAGCGCACTTGCCATACGTAATACAGGCATAGGTTTTGACCAATGCTTACTCATTGAGCCTAGTCGGAGAGATGGAATAGACTTTAATTACCGTATTTTTAATGCGGATGGCCACGAGGTAGGACAATGTGGCAACGGTGCTCGCTGTCTAGCACTTTTTGCTAAGCATTATGGCTTAACCACCAAAAATACACTAAAAATAGCGACCAGTACCACTCAAATGGAATTGCATATTAATCAAGATAATAGCGTCAGTGTTGAAATGGGTACTCCGGCGCTAACACCGGAAAAAATTCCTTTCATTGCTGAAAAGCAAATGTCAGAATATTCTCTTACACTCAATCACGATCAACATGTTTCCATTCACGCCATCAGTGTAGGCAATCCTCATGCCGTGTTATTAGTATCCGATATCACAACCGCTCCAGTCGGACTCTTAGGGCAACAGATAAGTCTACATCCACGATTTCCTGAGCAAACCAATACAGGGTTTATGCAAATCATTAATCAAAATCACATCAATTTACGTGTTTATGAACGAGGCTGTGGCGAAACCCTCGCCTGTGGAAGTGGCGCAGTTGCGGCTGCAGCCATTGGCCGCTTATTCTATAATCTAGCAGAGCAAATCACCGTAACGCTCCCTGGAGGGAATTTAATTATTGATTGGCCGGAAACGAGTGGTTCAATAAGACTTACAGGACCAGCTACTTTTGTCTATGAAGCAACTTTGCTTATATAG